The proteins below are encoded in one region of Methylophilales bacterium:
- a CDS encoding cryptochrome/photolyase family protein: MRIIMNKLRLILGDQLNINHSWFKENNSKTTYVLMEVKEETSYVLHHAQKIIATFAAMRFFAEQLQQKGFEVIYFKINDKENEQSFYQNINKIIKERNITELQYLEPDEYRLSTELKKLESIENIKVESVDTEHFLVPKFYAKDFFSEKKHWRMEEFYRNMRQKFSILMDGDKPIGGKWNFDSDNRKRWDGSPNTTEDFRPSHNHEKIFLEINNENIKHFGESQESNFRWPISRDESIKLLDNFVAKDLFNFGDFQDALHDENWRLFHSFLSFSLNSKMLSPLEVIKKAEEAYYEKDLPLSSVEGFIRQILGWREYIRGVYWANMPGYDQHNFFKHNAKLPDWFWTGKTDMRCLSLSISQSLTNAYAHHIQRLMIIGNFSLLAGVDPKEVHKWYLGIYIDAYEWVEMPNTLGMSQFADGGLLATKPYVSSAAYINKMGNYCSSCKYKFKEKLGEDACPFNSLYWNFFDRHQDKLLNNPRLGIVNSQLKKMDQHQKIEINKKANLYLDNINLL; the protein is encoded by the coding sequence ATCAGAATAATTATGAATAAATTAAGATTAATTCTAGGTGATCAGTTAAATATAAACCATTCATGGTTTAAGGAAAATAATTCTAAAACTACTTACGTGTTGATGGAGGTCAAAGAAGAAACGAGCTATGTGCTTCATCATGCACAAAAGATAATTGCGACATTCGCAGCGATGCGATTTTTTGCTGAGCAACTTCAACAAAAAGGTTTTGAAGTTATTTATTTTAAAATTAATGATAAAGAAAATGAACAGAGCTTCTACCAAAATATTAATAAAATTATCAAAGAAAGAAATATAACCGAATTACAATATTTGGAACCCGATGAATATAGACTTTCAACTGAATTAAAGAAACTTGAGTCTATCGAAAATATAAAAGTTGAATCAGTTGATACAGAACACTTCTTAGTCCCGAAGTTTTATGCAAAGGATTTCTTTTCTGAAAAGAAACATTGGCGGATGGAAGAGTTCTACAGAAACATGAGACAGAAATTTTCTATTTTAATGGATGGGGATAAACCTATTGGAGGTAAATGGAATTTCGATTCAGATAATCGAAAACGATGGGACGGCAGCCCAAACACAACTGAGGACTTCAGGCCATCTCACAATCATGAAAAGATATTTTTAGAAATAAATAATGAAAACATCAAGCACTTTGGCGAAAGCCAAGAATCAAATTTTCGTTGGCCAATAAGTAGGGACGAGTCTATTAAACTTCTTGATAACTTTGTAGCAAAAGATCTGTTTAACTTCGGTGATTTTCAAGACGCACTTCATGATGAAAATTGGAGATTGTTCCATTCGTTTCTATCCTTTTCGCTTAATTCTAAAATGCTTAGTCCACTTGAAGTTATTAAAAAAGCTGAAGAAGCATATTATGAAAAGGATTTACCTCTCTCGTCCGTTGAAGGATTTATTAGACAGATCTTAGGATGGCGTGAATATATTAGGGGAGTTTACTGGGCAAATATGCCTGGATATGATCAGCACAATTTTTTTAAACACAACGCTAAGCTTCCAGATTGGTTTTGGACAGGAAAAACCGATATGCGTTGTTTATCATTAAGTATTTCCCAATCATTAACAAATGCCTATGCCCACCATATTCAGCGATTAATGATTATCGGTAATTTTAGTTTGCTGGCAGGTGTAGATCCTAAAGAAGTTCACAAATGGTATCTTGGTATTTATATTGATGCTTATGAATGGGTAGAGATGCCAAATACTCTAGGAATGAGTCAGTTTGCAGACGGGGGCTTATTAGCTACCAAGCCTTATGTTTCATCAGCCGCCTATATCAATAAGATGGGCAACTACTGCTCAAGTTGTAAATATAAATTTAAGGAAAAACTCGGAGAAGATGCCTGTCCATTCAATTCACTTTATTGGAATTTCTTTGATAGACATCAGGATAAACTTTTAAATAACCCAAGGCTTGGCATAGTTAATAGCCAGCTTAAAAAAATGGATCAGCACCAAAAAATAGAAATTAATAAAAAAGCTAATTTATATTTAGACAACATTAATTTACTCTAA
- a CDS encoding bacteriorhodopsin has product MLNPSDYVGVTFWLLSAAMVAATFFFWVERDRAVGKWKTSLTVAAMVTGIAAIHYFYMRGVWIDTGSSPTVFRYVDWLLTVPLQIVEFYLILAAIAVVSISVFWRLLIASVVMLVAGYIGEVSAMGDGGSLWSGFWIGMVAWLYIIWEVFKGEASQISASKGTAASKKAFNALRLIVTVGWAIYPIGYYLGYTGSADAGTLNIVYNLADFVNKIAFGVVIWAAATSGAKAK; this is encoded by the coding sequence ATGTTAAATCCATCAGATTACGTTGGAGTTACCTTTTGGCTGCTTTCTGCTGCTATGGTTGCTGCAACATTTTTTTTCTGGGTTGAGAGAGATCGAGCTGTAGGTAAATGGAAAACTTCACTTACAGTTGCTGCAATGGTTACAGGTATTGCTGCTATTCACTATTTTTACATGCGTGGTGTTTGGATTGATACTGGAAGTTCACCTACAGTATTTAGATACGTAGACTGGTTACTTACAGTCCCACTTCAAATTGTAGAGTTCTATTTAATTCTTGCTGCGATAGCGGTTGTTTCTATATCCGTTTTCTGGCGTTTACTTATTGCTTCTGTAGTTATGTTAGTTGCAGGCTATATTGGTGAAGTAAGTGCAATGGGAGACGGTGGTAGCTTATGGTCTGGTTTCTGGATCGGTATGGTTGCATGGTTATACATCATCTGGGAAGTATTTAAAGGTGAAGCTAGCCAAATTAGTGCAAGCAAAGGTACTGCGGCAAGTAAGAAAGCATTTAATGCGTTACGATTAATTGTAACTGTGGGTTGGGCTATATATCCAATTGGTTACTATCTAGGGTACACAGGCAGCGCTGATGCCGGTACTTTAAACATCGTATATAACTTAGCTGACTTTGTTAACAAGATTGCCTTCGGTGTAGTAATATGGGCAGCAGCTACATCAGGTGCAAAAGCCAAGTAA
- a CDS encoding bacteriorhodopsin has protein sequence MQVADYNLLYNSLSFAIATFGASTVFFFCQRSQVAPAYKTSLTLAGLVCLIALYHYFRIFESFNDAYVFQDGLVKETGGQLNVRYRYVGWLLTVPLLLLELVLIIRLTREETFSVGTKLTVAAIIMVLLGYSGEGLVDTNQIQERWVYWSLAMLPFLYILYYLIIKLKRPISKQPKNVRSLVSNARWLLILSWAIYPIVYLLPIFDPSTSYINLQIGYTVADIFSLALFGIMIYLIAQRKSDIGA, from the coding sequence ATGCAAGTAGCTGACTACAATTTACTTTATAACTCTTTATCTTTTGCAATTGCCACATTTGGTGCAAGTACCGTATTCTTTTTTTGCCAAAGATCACAAGTTGCACCTGCTTATAAGACCTCACTGACCCTTGCTGGCTTAGTTTGCTTGATCGCTCTCTATCACTATTTTAGAATATTCGAAAGCTTCAATGATGCCTATGTATTTCAAGATGGCCTAGTGAAAGAAACTGGTGGGCAATTAAATGTTAGATATCGTTATGTTGGTTGGCTTTTAACCGTCCCATTACTATTGCTTGAGCTCGTCTTAATTATCAGGCTTACAAGAGAAGAAACATTTTCTGTGGGGACAAAATTAACTGTTGCAGCAATTATTATGGTGCTCTTGGGTTACTCTGGAGAAGGTTTAGTCGATACCAATCAAATACAAGAAAGATGGGTATATTGGTCACTGGCAATGCTGCCTTTTTTGTACATTCTCTATTACCTGATCATAAAATTAAAACGCCCTATATCAAAACAACCGAAAAATGTTCGTAGCCTGGTCAGTAATGCAAGATGGCTACTTATCCTATCTTGGGCAATTTACCCTATTGTTTATTTACTTCCAATATTTGATCCTAGCACCTCCTACATAAATCTTCAGATTGGCTATACAGTAGCAGATATATTTTCACTCGCTTTATTTGGCATTATGATTTATTTAATCGCTCAAAGAAAATCGGATATTGGAGCCTAA
- a CDS encoding polyprenyl synthetase family protein has protein sequence MKKYWDDFFVPPEADQFLDKVKIDFAKSFEVNDQFLSAWLSHHGESQGKWLRARLALATGGLLGISSQTYINWAVVCELIHSASLLHDDICDQDNLRRGQTSLWKEFGIPAAICTGDYLIAESFRKITEIDQGWHQTILLKLLSYSVKEIIFGQSKDISISSYEMTWDQYTKMATNKTAPFIALPMMGMFNCNECSKAECEGLQESSDILGLSYQWLNDLENLIGVDQDKFTDIYNNHPNGMIINILQNIDESEKIEIIKDPSTLKDCLDEIAFKNQKNMIKNLLNDAKSHFHRVPKVIEPVLISIYSEIRLRMKNLDKVKN, from the coding sequence ATGAAAAAATATTGGGATGATTTTTTTGTGCCGCCTGAGGCAGATCAATTTTTAGACAAGGTAAAAATTGATTTTGCAAAAAGTTTCGAAGTTAATGATCAGTTTTTATCTGCATGGCTATCACACCACGGAGAATCCCAAGGAAAATGGTTGAGAGCCAGACTAGCGCTTGCGACAGGCGGTTTATTAGGAATTTCATCTCAAACTTATATTAATTGGGCAGTTGTATGTGAGTTAATTCATAGCGCCTCCTTGCTACATGACGACATATGTGATCAAGACAATCTCAGACGTGGTCAAACGAGTTTATGGAAGGAATTTGGTATTCCAGCTGCTATCTGCACGGGTGACTATCTAATTGCAGAGTCCTTCAGAAAGATTACAGAAATAGATCAGGGTTGGCACCAAACTATCTTATTAAAGCTTCTTTCTTATTCGGTAAAAGAAATAATTTTTGGGCAATCAAAAGATATAAGTATTAGCTCCTATGAAATGACATGGGATCAATATACAAAGATGGCGACGAATAAAACTGCCCCCTTTATCGCCCTTCCTATGATGGGTATGTTTAACTGTAATGAATGTTCAAAGGCTGAATGTGAAGGACTTCAAGAGTCTTCTGATATCCTCGGTCTCTCCTACCAGTGGCTAAATGATTTGGAAAATTTAATTGGCGTCGATCAAGATAAATTTACAGATATATACAATAACCATCCCAATGGGATGATAATAAATATCTTACAAAACATAGATGAATCCGAAAAAATTGAAATTATCAAAGACCCAAGCACTCTTAAAGATTGCTTAGATGAAATTGCTTTTAAAAACCAAAAAAATATGATCAAAAATCTACTAAATGATGCGAAAAGTCATTTCCATAGGGTACCCAAAGTGATTGAGCCTGTATTGATATCAATTTATAGTGAAATTAGATTGAGAATGAAAAACTTAGATAAGGTTAAAAATTGA
- the crtI gene encoding phytoene desaturase — protein MKQAAVIGGGFGGIAAALRLRSRGLEVTLYERLDALGGRAQIFKKNGYIHDAGPTVITAPYLFYELFELFGEKLDDYLEFRPLDPWYRFNFHDQTQFDYGPNREKMLSQIEKISPNDVGGYLKMLKEANAIFELGYQKLAGHPFHKLMTMIKYAPAIIKMRGYETVYTFVSRYLEHPNLRQAFSIQPLLVGGNPFQTSSIYALIHSLEQKWGIYFCMGGTGKLVKELEKLMLRQGIKIKYQHDVEHLSTRSNEISELHFTSGHSHKFDIIVSNADPIQVSTELIGRKKISLHNAFVNKFAKHSMGLFVLFFGSKKQYKNVAHHTIWMGPRYKGLLEDIFDRHKLADDFSIYLHRPTCTDTSFAPKGHDSYYALVPVPNLKGNQNWDKIKEKFANNILDALGKTIMPGIKENARDIFSMTPKDFKSNYRTPFGSGFSIAPILRQSAWFRTHNQDGKYKNLFYVGAGTHPGAGVPGVINSAKAVEKILYP, from the coding sequence TTGAAACAAGCTGCAGTTATTGGAGGTGGTTTTGGAGGAATCGCTGCCGCCCTCAGACTCCGTTCAAGAGGTCTTGAAGTAACTCTATATGAGAGACTTGATGCATTGGGTGGACGCGCTCAAATATTCAAAAAAAATGGTTATATTCATGATGCAGGCCCCACTGTTATCACGGCACCTTATTTATTTTATGAATTATTTGAATTGTTCGGAGAAAAACTCGATGACTATCTAGAGTTTCGACCCCTAGATCCCTGGTATAGATTTAACTTCCATGACCAAACACAATTTGACTATGGCCCTAACCGTGAAAAAATGCTCTCTCAAATTGAAAAAATTTCACCTAATGATGTTGGCGGTTATTTAAAAATGCTTAAGGAAGCAAATGCAATATTTGAGTTAGGATACCAAAAACTAGCTGGGCACCCTTTTCACAAACTTATGACAATGATTAAATATGCTCCTGCCATTATTAAAATGAGGGGCTACGAAACAGTATATACCTTTGTATCGAGATACCTAGAACACCCTAATTTAAGGCAAGCATTTTCAATTCAACCATTGTTAGTTGGCGGTAATCCATTCCAAACATCATCTATCTATGCCCTCATTCATTCCCTGGAGCAAAAATGGGGGATATATTTCTGTATGGGAGGCACAGGTAAACTTGTTAAGGAGCTTGAAAAGCTAATGTTAAGACAGGGTATTAAAATAAAATACCAACATGATGTTGAGCATTTATCAACCAGGAGTAATGAAATTTCAGAGCTTCATTTCACAAGTGGTCATAGTCATAAGTTTGATATTATTGTCAGTAATGCTGACCCCATTCAAGTATCAACCGAACTCATCGGTAGAAAAAAAATATCGCTTCATAACGCATTCGTTAATAAGTTTGCTAAGCACTCTATGGGTCTTTTTGTTTTATTTTTTGGATCAAAAAAACAATATAAAAATGTTGCCCATCACACAATCTGGATGGGACCAAGGTATAAGGGGCTCTTAGAAGATATTTTTGATCGCCATAAGCTAGCTGACGATTTCTCTATTTATCTCCATCGACCCACCTGCACTGATACATCATTCGCACCTAAGGGACATGACAGCTATTACGCGCTCGTTCCTGTCCCGAACTTAAAAGGGAATCAGAACTGGGATAAAATAAAAGAAAAGTTTGCAAATAATATCCTTGATGCTTTGGGAAAGACTATCATGCCGGGAATAAAAGAAAATGCGAGAGACATTTTTTCAATGACGCCAAAGGACTTCAAATCCAACTATAGAACACCCTTTGGAAGTGGCTTTTCAATAGCCCCTATTTTAAGACAATCAGCATGGTTTCGAACTCATAACCAAGACGGGAAGTATAAAAATTTATTTTATGTGGGTGCAGGCACCCATCCAGGTGCTGGTGTACCCGGCGTGATTAATTCAGCAAAGGCAGTTGAAAAAATATTATACCCATGA
- a CDS encoding phytoene/squalene synthase family protein, producing the protein MNNHSKVMQEHGKSFFWASWFLDKNTANKLFAVYAFCRRLDDLVDTSNRNSEAKEEIAKVISLTNNSQYKETFEEFKSLDSKLHPRQDIIIEFLKGQLSDLDFRQPNDLGQLLKYCYRVAGVVGLMICDVLDIHDSKLRYFAIDFGIAMQLTNICRDIKEDAQIGRIYLPKNETISLGINNFRSPSNTDLIIINSSRDKLIKLADEYYQSGICGINQLPKKIKRSFMVASNIYQGIGHKILKKRYSFNEQRVYLSKFEKLNLTIKTFLKRSKIIEKSMHEKKLHASLQNLPDTDL; encoded by the coding sequence ATGAACAATCATTCAAAAGTCATGCAGGAGCATGGTAAGTCCTTTTTTTGGGCTTCATGGTTTTTGGATAAAAATACAGCAAATAAATTGTTTGCCGTTTATGCATTCTGTCGCAGACTGGATGATCTTGTTGACACATCAAACAGAAACTCTGAGGCTAAAGAAGAAATTGCTAAAGTAATCTCACTTACAAATAATAGTCAATATAAAGAAACATTCGAAGAATTTAAGAGTCTCGATAGCAAGCTTCACCCAAGACAAGATATCATAATTGAATTCCTAAAAGGGCAATTAAGCGATCTAGACTTTAGGCAACCAAATGATCTTGGGCAACTTTTAAAGTATTGTTATCGCGTTGCAGGTGTTGTTGGCCTAATGATTTGTGATGTTCTAGATATACATGATTCGAAGCTACGATATTTTGCCATTGATTTTGGTATTGCGATGCAATTAACTAACATATGTCGTGATATAAAAGAGGATGCTCAAATTGGTAGAATATATTTGCCTAAGAATGAAACTATCTCACTAGGAATAAATAATTTTAGATCACCATCAAATACTGACCTAATAATAATTAACAGCTCAAGAGACAAACTAATTAAATTAGCTGATGAATATTACCAAAGTGGTATATGCGGAATCAATCAGCTACCCAAAAAAATTAAAAGGTCTTTTATGGTGGCATCAAATATTTATCAGGGCATTGGTCACAAGATATTAAAAAAAAGATACTCTTTCAATGAACAAAGAGTATATCTCAGTAAATTTGAAAAGCTTAACCTTACAATTAAAACTTTTCTTAAGCGCTCAAAAATTATTGAAAAATCTATGCATGAAAAAAAATTACATGCCTCACTACAAAATCTCCCGGATACAGATCTTTAA
- a CDS encoding Brp/Blh family beta-carotene 15,15'-dioxygenase — protein MNKILKHQIFVIMSGLIMLSLYFFLLPTTHLNLDFTLLSKANPILLISFLLISTLGISHGAFDGKIIWESGSKKNASILYLIYISISLLGLMLWLISPTLGLFILLAISTIHFGHSDLAYIDNKQKYLKYSWGLSMTFMPVLFHHASVSEIFYLLTDSDVISSSLGFLKYLISLNLILLTSYIIFNLFKTKDKIYFLLTGELTIMIILGYYLHPLVWFAFYFCILHGIRALINYNFNFFTDMLWLLLFTTPITLIIIYMNLDLSLEGFLVVFPILACLTIAHMLLPKIIIFLKTKVI, from the coding sequence ATGAATAAGATTCTAAAACATCAAATATTCGTCATCATGAGCGGTCTTATTATGTTGTCTTTATATTTTTTTCTTTTACCAACGACTCATTTAAATTTAGACTTTACCCTTCTTTCAAAAGCAAACCCTATTCTATTAATTTCATTTCTATTGATAAGCACATTAGGAATCAGTCATGGTGCATTTGATGGCAAGATAATTTGGGAGAGTGGAAGTAAGAAAAATGCCTCCATACTTTACTTAATCTACATATCAATTTCTCTATTAGGGCTAATGTTATGGCTTATCTCCCCTACCCTAGGGCTATTTATTTTACTTGCGATATCAACTATCCATTTTGGACATTCAGACCTTGCTTACATTGATAACAAACAAAAATATTTAAAATATAGCTGGGGTCTTTCTATGACATTTATGCCAGTGTTATTTCATCACGCAAGTGTTTCTGAAATATTTTATTTGCTAACAGACAGTGACGTTATCTCTTCTTCACTTGGTTTTTTAAAATACCTTATCTCATTGAATCTGATACTTTTAACTAGCTATATAATATTTAATCTTTTTAAAACAAAAGATAAAATTTATTTCCTACTAACTGGGGAGCTGACCATAATGATAATATTAGGTTACTACCTACATCCATTAGTCTGGTTTGCATTTTATTTTTGTATATTGCATGGAATCAGAGCGCTAATTAACTACAATTTTAATTTCTTCACCGATATGCTTTGGCTATTACTATTCACTACCCCCATTACCCTGATAATTATTTATATGAATTTGGACCTAAGTCTTGAAGGGTTTTTAGTTGTCTTCCCAATCCTCGCATGCCTTACAATAGCGCACATGCTTTTACCGAAAATAATCATTTTTTTAAAAACTAAAGTAATCTAA
- a CDS encoding DASH family cryptochrome — translation MKSIYWFRNDLRVIDNLPLNEAIESSDEILFVYVQDVKSFKDTEWKFSRMGPHRKLYLSQGLNALQEKLSNYGHSLNYYLDDAVDGLLKLVEKFHIDRVYCESIDSHEELEQEIRLSGHKVDLYSYYQSGLFLNDQIPFNLNELPDVFTKFRKEIESREVKPIKPLPINQRINAIKSIVDEESNEIEMEQMSYPKSSFPISEDRFFGGEDKGFAFLKAYFSSNKPSTYKKTRNELMGIDFSTKFSPWLASGYISARQVYDFLLSYEFNVIKNESTYWIFFELLWRDYFRLIFKKYGKKIFHRYGLGLSDEKVSHSDENFELWKEGRTDSNFINAGMKELKETGFLSNRMRQIVASYLVNELSCDWRAGAAWFESQLIDYDVSSNHCNWAYIAGHGTDPRGGRHFNIQKQKSTYDPYGSYEKLWC, via the coding sequence ATGAAGTCAATATATTGGTTTAGAAATGATCTGAGAGTAATAGACAATCTCCCATTAAATGAAGCAATTGAATCTTCTGATGAGATTTTGTTTGTGTATGTGCAAGATGTGAAGAGCTTCAAGGACACTGAGTGGAAGTTCTCCCGCATGGGGCCTCATAGAAAGTTATATTTATCCCAAGGCCTCAATGCTTTGCAAGAGAAGCTAAGTAATTACGGACATTCCTTGAATTATTATTTAGATGACGCAGTGGATGGATTGCTTAAGCTTGTAGAAAAATTCCATATTGATCGTGTTTATTGTGAGTCTATTGATTCTCATGAAGAGCTTGAACAAGAAATAAGGTTGAGTGGGCATAAAGTTGATTTATATTCTTATTATCAATCAGGTTTGTTTTTAAATGATCAAATCCCCTTTAACTTAAATGAGCTCCCCGATGTATTTACAAAGTTCAGGAAAGAAATTGAATCACGAGAGGTTAAGCCTATTAAGCCCTTACCAATCAACCAAAGAATAAATGCAATTAAATCAATTGTTGATGAGGAGTCAAATGAAATTGAAATGGAGCAAATGAGCTACCCAAAGAGTTCTTTTCCAATTTCTGAGGATAGATTTTTTGGCGGGGAGGACAAAGGCTTTGCATTCCTAAAGGCCTATTTTAGCTCAAATAAACCCTCTACTTATAAAAAAACAAGAAATGAATTAATGGGAATAGACTTTTCAACAAAATTTTCACCGTGGTTAGCTAGTGGTTATATTTCAGCTAGACAAGTTTATGATTTTTTATTGAGTTACGAATTTAATGTAATAAAAAATGAGAGTACCTATTGGATATTCTTTGAATTACTCTGGAGAGATTACTTTAGGCTTATCTTCAAGAAGTATGGGAAAAAAATATTTCATAGGTATGGGCTTGGTTTATCAGATGAAAAAGTTAGTCATTCTGATGAAAATTTTGAGTTATGGAAGGAAGGAAGAACTGATAGTAATTTCATAAATGCAGGAATGAAAGAGTTAAAGGAGACAGGTTTTCTTTCCAACAGAATGCGCCAGATTGTTGCAAGCTATTTAGTTAACGAATTATCATGCGACTGGAGAGCAGGGGCCGCTTGGTTTGAATCTCAGCTTATTGATTATGATGTTTCTAGTAATCATTGTAATTGGGCCTATATTGCAGGTCATGGGACAGATCCTCGAGGAGGTAGGCATTTTAATATCCAAAAACAGAAATCAACCTATGATCCATATGGCTCATATGAGAAGCTATGGTGTTAG
- a CDS encoding pseudoazurin yields MFFKNLLALILTFSIGTVMAKDHQVKMLNGKAPDMFVFEPAVIKIQKGDTVTWTGDAMHNSASINNMLPKGASPWEGKLTKEAGEVSISVKFETEGVYGYKCTPHEMFGMVGLVVVGDPSSNLGEATSEGKKIEGKFAAGKGRFSEYFSQIK; encoded by the coding sequence ATGTTTTTTAAAAATTTACTTGCCTTAATTTTAACTTTTTCTATAGGAACGGTTATGGCAAAAGATCATCAAGTAAAAATGCTTAACGGTAAGGCACCAGATATGTTTGTTTTTGAGCCCGCTGTGATAAAAATCCAAAAAGGAGATACCGTCACATGGACAGGGGATGCAATGCATAACTCTGCTTCTATCAACAATATGCTCCCCAAGGGTGCGTCGCCGTGGGAGGGTAAATTAACGAAAGAGGCAGGCGAGGTTTCAATATCAGTAAAGTTTGAAACTGAAGGAGTCTATGGCTACAAATGCACACCTCACGAAATGTTCGGTATGGTTGGGTTGGTTGTAGTTGGAGATCCAAGCTCAAACCTGGGCGAGGCTACTTCCGAAGGTAAAAAAATTGAGGGTAAATTTGCAGCAGGTAAGGGTAGATTTTCAGAATACTTTTCTCAAATAAAATAG
- a CDS encoding metal-sensitive transcriptional regulator, producing MTDLCDENHPKYEKYIPRINKITGQLNGIKRMIEDQRYCPDIISQLKAVSSACQSLEIIILEKHLEKCVMDTFKSNDANGQAKKIKELTKLYKK from the coding sequence ATGACTGATTTATGTGATGAGAATCATCCAAAATATGAAAAGTATATTCCAAGAATAAATAAAATTACAGGTCAACTAAATGGAATAAAGAGGATGATTGAAGATCAGCGATATTGCCCTGATATTATTTCTCAACTAAAAGCAGTAAGCTCAGCATGTCAATCATTAGAGATTATTATACTTGAAAAGCACCTTGAGAAGTGTGTGATGGATACATTTAAGTCAAATGACGCAAATGGGCAAGCAAAAAAAATAAAGGAACTTACCAAATTATATAAAAAATAA
- a CDS encoding cation transporter — translation MKKILYFLLLFLSFTSYSATQRIELMGMVCAFCAQGIEKNLQDIEGVSNVYINLDNYFVVIESKNTAGISNEKIRNIIIDAGYDVNKIEIISESVEDIRKKYEKK, via the coding sequence ATGAAAAAAATACTCTACTTTCTTTTACTTTTTTTAAGTTTTACAAGTTACTCTGCCACACAGCGAATCGAATTGATGGGAATGGTTTGTGCTTTTTGTGCACAAGGGATAGAAAAAAATTTGCAGGATATAGAGGGTGTGAGCAATGTTTATATCAATTTAGATAACTATTTTGTTGTCATTGAATCAAAAAATACAGCCGGAATTTCAAATGAGAAAATAAGAAATATTATTATTGATGCGGGTTACGATGTAAATAAAATTGAAATAATCAGTGAGTCAGTTGAAGATATACGCAAAAAATATGAAAAAAAATAA
- the def gene encoding peptide deformylase encodes MAIREILRMGNPILLKEAEKVEKFDTPEIHELIKDMIETMKDAQGAGLAAPQVGESIQLVIFGVDKNERYPEAEEVPFTVLINPVITPLNQEKEDDWEGCLSVPGMRGVVPRYKTINYKGFDQYGNEIDRDVEGFHARVVQHECDHLFGILYPSRIENMKLFGFHDEIFAE; translated from the coding sequence ATGGCAATTAGAGAAATATTAAGGATGGGTAATCCGATCTTGTTAAAAGAGGCTGAAAAAGTTGAAAAATTTGATACCCCTGAAATTCATGAATTGATTAAGGATATGATAGAAACTATGAAAGATGCTCAAGGAGCTGGACTTGCAGCACCCCAAGTAGGAGAGAGCATTCAATTAGTTATATTTGGTGTTGATAAAAATGAGCGATACCCAGAGGCAGAGGAGGTGCCATTTACTGTACTTATTAACCCTGTCATCACACCCTTAAATCAAGAAAAAGAGGATGATTGGGAAGGGTGTCTATCAGTTCCCGGGATGAGAGGAGTGGTACCTAGATATAAGACAATTAACTATAAAGGGTTTGATCAATATGGAAATGAGATCGATAGAGATGTAGAAGGGTTTCACGCGAGGGTAGTTCAACATGAGTGTGACCATCTATTCGGAATTTTGTATCCATCACGCATCGAAAATATGAAACTCTTTGGTTTTCATGATGAGATATTTGCCGAATAA